One segment of Paraburkholderia sp. PREW-6R DNA contains the following:
- a CDS encoding LysR family transcriptional regulator, whose product MNDFTPDWDDVRIFLAIARSGTLGAAARLTGQTQPTMGRRLRALEKSIGHTLFQRTRDGFVLTDEGNAVLLYAERMEEEALGFGRALSGKEEALTGKLRVSSSDWFGVHVLTPVFARFLARHREVSIELVTDSRLFNLARREADLVFRITPFDEADIVQRKLMHMDYAVYARADVAAKYARPAASTETHDDAAYTLIGMDSHFAALPDVLWAKRVFPRARLAFGSNNRGAQARMCAEGIGLAVLPCPLGDSTPGIVRVDVGEAPPGRDVWFGYHRDLRRVARLRALLDMTIDALANVES is encoded by the coding sequence ATGAATGACTTCACGCCCGACTGGGACGACGTGCGCATCTTCCTCGCGATCGCCCGCAGCGGCACGCTGGGCGCGGCTGCGCGGCTCACTGGCCAGACCCAGCCGACCATGGGCCGGCGCCTGCGCGCGCTCGAGAAGTCGATCGGCCATACGCTGTTTCAGCGGACGCGCGACGGTTTCGTGCTCACCGACGAAGGGAACGCCGTGCTGCTTTACGCCGAGCGCATGGAGGAAGAGGCGCTCGGCTTCGGTCGCGCGCTCAGCGGCAAGGAGGAGGCGCTGACGGGAAAGCTGCGGGTGTCGTCGTCCGACTGGTTTGGCGTCCATGTGCTGACGCCCGTTTTTGCACGCTTTCTCGCGCGGCACCGCGAGGTGTCGATCGAACTCGTCACGGATTCGCGCCTCTTCAATCTCGCGCGCCGGGAGGCCGACCTCGTGTTCAGGATCACGCCTTTTGACGAAGCCGACATCGTGCAGCGAAAACTGATGCACATGGACTATGCGGTCTATGCCCGCGCTGACGTAGCAGCAAAGTACGCACGCCCTGCCGCCAGCACGGAGACACACGATGATGCGGCTTACACACTCATCGGCATGGACAGCCATTTCGCTGCGCTACCCGATGTCTTGTGGGCGAAACGTGTATTTCCGCGTGCGCGCCTCGCGTTCGGCAGCAACAATCGCGGCGCGCAGGCACGTATGTGCGCCGAAGGCATCGGACTCGCGGTGCTGCCGTGTCCGCTCGGCGACAGCACGCCTGGCATCGTACGGGTTGACGTCGGCGAGGCGCCGCCGGGCCGCGACGTCTGGTTTGGCTACCACCGCGACCTGCGGCGCGTCGCCCGGCTGCGCGCTTTGCTCGATATGACGATCGACGCGCTCGCCAACGTGGAGTCCTGA
- a CDS encoding 3-oxoacyl-ACP reductase: MLLSEQWVLVTGGARGLGAAITKALVREGAGVVVNYHKSQKLAFGLKEELGDRVLPLQADVTDAAAVARMFDTAQTKTGQPIVSVVNNALADFQFDGDARPQIDSIDWSRFQQQLDGSLKGALNTIQAAAAGMRARGFGRIVNVGTNLFQNPVVPYHDYTAAKAALLSLTRTAAHDLGPSGVTVNMVSGGLLRTTDASAATPEFVFDLIASSTPVRRVTTPEEFADAVLFFLSPWARAVTGQNLIVDGGLVKG; this comes from the coding sequence ATGCTTTTATCCGAACAGTGGGTGTTGGTTACAGGCGGCGCACGGGGTCTCGGCGCCGCAATCACAAAGGCGCTGGTGCGCGAAGGCGCAGGCGTGGTGGTGAACTATCACAAGAGCCAGAAGCTCGCGTTCGGGCTGAAGGAGGAACTCGGTGATCGTGTTCTGCCGTTGCAGGCGGACGTCACGGACGCCGCAGCGGTCGCGCGTATGTTCGACACTGCACAGACGAAGACAGGGCAGCCGATAGTCTCGGTGGTGAACAACGCGCTGGCTGACTTTCAGTTCGACGGCGACGCGCGCCCGCAAATCGATTCGATCGACTGGTCGCGTTTCCAGCAACAACTGGACGGCTCACTCAAGGGCGCGCTCAACACGATTCAGGCGGCAGCGGCAGGCATGCGGGCGCGTGGCTTTGGCCGCATCGTCAATGTCGGCACGAATCTGTTCCAGAATCCCGTGGTGCCGTATCACGATTACACGGCGGCCAAAGCCGCGTTGCTATCGCTGACACGCACGGCTGCGCACGATCTCGGCCCGAGCGGCGTTACCGTCAACATGGTGTCGGGAGGGCTGTTGCGCACTACCGACGCCAGCGCGGCCACCCCGGAGTTCGTGTTCGACCTCATCGCCAGTTCCACGCCGGTGCGGCGCGTGACGACCCCCGAAGAGTTCGCGGACGCCGTGCTGTTCTTCCTGTCGCCGTGGGCGCGCGCCGTCACTGGGCAGAATCTGATCGTCGATGGCGGACTGGTGAAAGGCTGA
- a CDS encoding zinc-dependent alcohol dehydrogenase family protein, translating into MSMQALVLHEHNGPLKLTELARPEAAKGEVLVRVAASGLNPLDAKIRAGAAGHARHPLPLVLGIDMAGVVAAVGEGVTAFKAGDEVYGMTGGVGGMQGSLAQYVSADADLLALKPSGLSMREAAGLPLAFITAYSGIVDRAHVRAGQTVLVHGGAGGVGNVAVQLARALGAHVFSTVSKRDFDFVLALGATPIDYRAQTVEQYVASATQGVGFDLVVDNVGGATLDASFAAVRHFGHVVSALGWGTHTLAPLSFREATYSGVFTLDALLSGERRAHHGEMLRVAAALAGQGKLKPRIDPRRFDLSTAEQAYTALSDGSARGKIVVDVN; encoded by the coding sequence ATGTCCATGCAAGCGCTCGTTCTTCACGAACACAATGGTCCGCTCAAACTCACTGAACTGGCCCGGCCCGAGGCCGCCAAAGGCGAAGTGCTAGTGCGCGTCGCCGCAAGCGGCCTGAACCCGCTGGACGCAAAAATTCGCGCGGGCGCGGCAGGGCACGCGCGCCATCCGCTGCCGCTCGTGCTGGGGATCGACATGGCAGGCGTGGTGGCCGCGGTCGGCGAGGGTGTGACCGCTTTCAAGGCAGGCGACGAAGTGTATGGGATGACCGGCGGCGTGGGTGGCATGCAGGGGTCGCTCGCCCAGTACGTGAGCGCCGATGCGGATCTGCTCGCATTGAAGCCGTCCGGCCTTTCGATGCGCGAGGCGGCGGGGTTGCCGCTTGCGTTCATTACTGCGTATTCGGGCATTGTCGATCGCGCGCATGTGCGAGCCGGCCAGACGGTGCTCGTACACGGCGGCGCGGGCGGCGTCGGGAATGTCGCCGTGCAATTGGCCAGAGCGCTCGGCGCGCACGTTTTCTCGACGGTTAGCAAACGCGATTTCGACTTCGTCCTGGCGCTTGGCGCCACGCCGATCGACTACCGCGCGCAGACCGTCGAACAATACGTGGCGTCGGCCACCCAGGGTGTAGGCTTCGATCTGGTGGTCGATAACGTGGGCGGCGCGACGCTGGATGCGTCGTTCGCCGCGGTCAGACACTTCGGCCATGTGGTGAGTGCACTCGGTTGGGGCACGCACACGCTTGCGCCGCTTTCGTTTCGCGAAGCGACTTATTCCGGCGTGTTCACATTGGACGCGCTGCTTTCTGGCGAGCGCCGGGCGCACCATGGCGAAATGTTGCGCGTGGCCGCAGCCCTTGCTGGACAAGGCAAGCTTAAGCCGCGTATCGACCCACGACGCTTCGACTTGAGCACGGCGGAGCAGGCCTACACCGCACTTTCCGATGGCAGTGCGCGCGGCAAGATCGTGGTGGACGTGAACTGA